The nucleotide sequence ACTTTGTTTTTGGCTTTAGTCGTTTTGGTCGGAGCACTGCCAAAATACTTATTGAGGCTAATTAAAGTTTGCTTTTCGTCAAAATTGCCACTAATGACAAGCAAGGAATTAGGGGCAGTGTATTGCCTCGTAGCATAGGCTACTAGTTTGTCTCGCGTTACTGCCGAGACTGATACCACTGTGCCAGCAATAGACCAACCCCCAGGATTGTTTTTTCCATACATTAGTCCCGTGAAGACCTCATTGACATGCTCCATGGGATTATCTTCATACATATGTATTTCTTCAATGATAACCCCCTTCTCTTTGGCTAATTCAGCTTCGGGAAAGAGAGGGTGCAAATACATGTCGGAAATTATATCCAAAGCAGTATGCAAATATTTTTTATCAACCTTAACCCAATAGCCAGTCACTTCGTTGTCAGTATAGGCATTATAGATACCCCCAAGAGTATCTATCTCTCGGCTGATCGCTTGAGGAGTAGGTCTTTTTGTCGTGCCCTTAAAGCACATATGCTCCAGAACATGGGAGATGCCTTGGGTAGCCAAGGTTTCATATTCTGCCCCTGTTTTCACTATCATCTCCACCTTTACGGACATTACCTCCCGAGAAGGAACCATTAAAACCTTTAAGCCATTCTTTAAAACAGAAATCTTATGAATTTGCATAAAAAATAACTTTTCTAAAATTTGTTTATTTATTAGAGGGCGTATCGCAAGCAGACAAGGCCTATATCTAACGGGCTACAACGCCATTTCTCGTTTTTTGAGATAGCTTAAAATGACAAAAACAATCGGAATTCTATGCAAACAGCCTTCCGAGGGATTCAAATATAATACCGTTAGAATTCTTCTTCCGAGAGTTAGAATTCTAATTAAATTATTTCGTGAGCTAACAAGGATTTTAGAATACCATCCTGAATAAGCATGTTCTTGATGCTGGGGAAAGGGAAAAATGCTTTTTGTACCCCTGCCACACCGGGAGCTACTGTATAATAATCAAATACAAAGACGATAGCTTGGTCGGTAATGTAAAAATTAGCATAATTTTTGGCTTCAGGTCCAGCTCCTGCGTTAATCATTTCGTCATTAGAAATATTTAAACCTTTCAAATATTTAATAGTATTATTAGACAAGAAGGTTAAATAGCCGCTTCCCTCAGCAAACAAATCGGTCAAAACGATGTTTTTGTTATCCTCCAGATTATAATTAACTGTAGTAGTTTTATGGCCAGGATGAGCGTCGCCAGCCAACATGGCTTCCTCATTAAATAGAATACTGGCAATTTGATTGGATAAATATTCTACTTTGTAATCGATAGTTAAATAACTTTTAAAATCTTGAGGAATAGCGGTATTAGTTTTCCGCGCTGCTACTTCTTTTTTAAAGGCAACTATTTCCTCGTTAACCTTGTCGGCCAATAACTGATTTAATTTAGCTTCTGCCGCAGAGTTATTAATATTCTTGAAAAGTGGGTAAGTGACCTTAATAGTATAAGGAGTGGTGCTGTCCCCTTCCGAAATAGTTTTGGGATTAAAGAGAGGCTCTTGCGTCTGCGCAGCCTTGGTGGTAGTAGTCACGCTCTCAATTTTTGAGGCTTTATGTGCCCGGATAATCACAAATACAAGCACAATAGCCAAAATGGCTACCAACGCTATGACGACAACTTTCCAATTTTTCTTAAGAAAGCTAGTAAGTTTTTTTACCATAGATAAAAATATTATTTATAGATCTCTGCCACTATAGCATGGATAGCAAAAAAATTCTAATAGCGCACCATGGCGAAAAGCTATTTTCCGGCAAACTGTTTAGGCCTCTTCTTTCAAAAAAACTTGAAAAAAACAAGTGAATGTATTAAGATGAGTCTGCGAGTAGTTATTCCGCGGTAGCTCTCCGCCAGCTAGCGGAGGTAGAGCGGATACAGCTTTTATACATATGTATGTATACAGTTTATGCAATTTATAATGTAAAACATAATAAGTTTTATATTGGTCAAACTAAAGATTTGGCCGAAAGAATAAAATTACATAACGCAAGGGTATTTAAAGGTTGCTACACTTCTAGGTTT is from Candidatus Paceibacterota bacterium and encodes:
- a CDS encoding pitrilysin family protein encodes the protein MQIHKISVLKNGLKVLMVPSREVMSVKVEMIVKTGAEYETLATQGISHVLEHMCFKGTTKRPTPQAISREIDTLGGIYNAYTDNEVTGYWVKVDKKYLHTALDIISDMYLHPLFPEAELAKEKGVIIEEIHMYEDNPMEHVNEVFTGLMYGKNNPGGWSIAGTVVSVSAVTRDKLVAYATRQYTAPNSLLVISGNFDEKQTLISLNKYFGSAPTKTTKAKNKVKKIAQTKPQAQLETKDSNQCHLVLGFPSINCFSQKKYALQVLLTILNGGMSARLFKVIREELGAAYYINAENPSYLDYGFFCINTGLNLKKVSLGLRGIISQLKEMAQGKITEEEFKNAKTNIHGKLALSLDSVYNYATWITKDAIINQPYESPEEYLSKIDKITLQDVSRLAKEIFQPTQLNLAVVSSASKAMGKIWLQDIEKAWRE
- a CDS encoding DUF3298 domain-containing protein — encoded protein: MVKKLTSFLKKNWKVVVIALVAILAIVLVFVIIRAHKASKIESVTTTTKAAQTQEPLFNPKTISEGDSTTPYTIKVTYPLFKNINNSAAEAKLNQLLADKVNEEIVAFKKEVAARKTNTAIPQDFKSYLTIDYKVEYLSNQIASILFNEEAMLAGDAHPGHKTTTVNYNLEDNKNIVLTDLFAEGSGYLTFLSNNTIKYLKGLNISNDEMINAGAGPEAKNYANFYITDQAIVFVFDYYTVAPGVAGVQKAFFPFPSIKNMLIQDGILKSLLAHEII
- a CDS encoding GIY-YIG nuclease family protein — protein: MYTVYAIYNVKHNKFYIGQTKDLAERIKLHNARVFKGCYTSRFDGEWQIVYNETVATRQDALIRENNSKVLGEEGL